The window CAATGTGAGTTTACTTGGGATTAAGGCTAATTGAACATAGAAGGACATAAGTGAATTTGATAGGGCTGCATATCCATAGGAGGTTTGCTAGGCTTGCCTGAGATGTACTGGCTAATTCATGTAGAAAGAAAAGAGTGAAGACTTCTGTGCACTGATAGATCCAAAACTGGTCACTCAAATGAGGTCAGTCAATCTTGTGGTGAGAAATATCTTCCTTTCCAGACTATGACAGCTAGTAGTAGCCTGCAGTAATGGGACAAGGAGAGTTTTATCAACTTGTCATATGTACTACAAGTAAGACAGGATAACTCAATACTGTACtagggaggaggagaggcaggGTCAACTCAATTAGGCCACATAGTTATGTCATTCTGAGAACAGACTAGCAGTGCAAACACAAGCATAATTATGCCCATCTAAAATCATTGACTTAAGAGGGCTTAGaataggggtgttgaactcatttgttatgaaggacgGATTTGacgtaaatgggactttgtggggccgggccatgtgtgtcataaaatgtaatgccaaacaTCAGAAATagacactttataaaggacacagacaaacacaatttgtgatattttgtttaaaatggaaaggtggggaatagtggaacttggcaatgcaatttttaaaataaaacatcaagagatcaactctttatttgcaaaGGGACAACTCCAGCCAGCAACTGCTTCAACTGACTATGCAAAAGGTGGAAAGTGAAACTAATCTATTGAAATACATAGCAGCACAGATAAAGTTGGAAGataaacacagaatggattttccattatgaTCTCTAAgtccagatagactactcccagTAGTCTATCTGGGTGAGAGGACTTAATGGAAAAtcaattccacattttctttggaACTTTGTAGTATGgatgctaatccccagttgggggcaggggatcccaatttggagcccccccccacttcagggttattgggagggagggaatgtctgctgggtactccattatacctatggagaccaattctcatagggcataacagaaaattgatctgtggttatttGGGATtctttgggggctgttttttgagttaaagGCACtatattttcaacatagcatccagtgcctttcctcaaaatactcccgaagtttcaaaaagattggaccagggggtccaattctatgatcaccaaaagaaggtgcccctatccttcattatttccaaatgtagggaaggcatttaaaaggtgtgcagtccttttaaatgtgatggccagaactcccttcagagttcagtcatgtttgtcacCTTCTTGCTCCggacaccacccccaaagtctgctggctccaaagtccccatatatttcatgagttggacctggcagccctactttgcaagcccagaagagcttcctgctgaagcaggcaaagacaaggcagaaggatcTGGGAATGTTGgaagcctcagagcttcaaagggggaggtCCGAAGGGGGAGATATGAGCCATGGGccttgattaaagccctgggcaggccagttgCATCCTGCAGGTCGTaaatttgacatccctggcttagACTGCTATAACTCTCAAGTTGTACTCTTTTTACCAAACTCTTACTCAACAAGGTATGCAATTTCCTGCACTACTACTCTGTGTTTTAATGGTTCAGGGTGTGCTCAACTTTGGTCTCAGTGGAAATGAACATGCACAGAATTTCAAGGTTTTGGAGGGATCATCAGTCTGTTACCTTAAGCAGCAAAGGAAGACCAGGCAAGCAAACTGAGCATCTACGCTGAGTCATCTGCCAGATGATAGGTGAAAACAAGCCTAGCAGCACAGCAGATTTGTTTTGAAAAAAGTCATCTTCTAACTTCCAGTAGTGTAACTTAAGGGCAACTTGACCATTGTTGTTCTTGACTTATAAAGCTAGTTAAAAACAAATCAAAAACGAGGACCATGTGATGATTTGGTATAACTTCGATGGACCTCTTTACCAGCCTTAGGATCCATCATCTTCCTACCTTGCATACTTCAGGAGCCAACAATGCATGTATATGTTACACTTTGATATGCTAAGAGAAATTTGTAGTTGTGTATTGTGAACCATATGAGCATTAGTATGAGATCCTGTTGTGATGTATGACACTTACACTATCAAGTACAATTTCCTACAGGTCTGTGCACTGATCTCAACATATTCCCCGCCCCCCAGGAAAATATCTCTGGAGCTACACACATGAAAAATGTTACATAGgaatgctgttttttttttaaattctggtttAATATTCTTCATATGTTTTTCTTCAGGGCAAAATGGGGCATTGGGGAAGGAGCAAGGTGAAATACTTTTGGTTAGAATCAACCTGAAACAAATACCTTGGTTTTGAATACAATTACTGAGCAATAAATTGATTTAAGTGAAAGTTACCTCAAACCAAAATAAGTTTGCATCATGATGATATCATGGGGATGTGCAAGATTTAGAATTATTCTGAAGTTGATCATAAAAAAGGACAATGCCACATTAGACCAGGAGTCCACCTAATCCAGCATTCTCTTTCAGTGTCTAGAAAGTCTATCAGCAGGGCTGAAGGCAGCAAGCCTCCTCAGAGATATATGGCCTTTGCACATGGATGCTCAGTGTAGCTATTATGGGCTGTGCCTGTCAACAGATATGTCCTCTCTAAATTTGCTTAATTTCTTAAGGCCATCTAAACTGCTGGTCATCTCCACATTGTGTTGCCTTGGGTTCTCTAATTTCACAGGATGGGTAATCTGGCAATTTTACTTCTGTTTTTTAATTGAAAATACTCCATAGTTATGCAGTCATTACCCTCCTTCTGCTAAATCCTGGGGGGGTGAATATTGTATGTTTGCTGCCAGAGAGTAAAAGTTGTGAGACTTTGTGCTGGAGCCCTACTTAGCAAAGGCAAAAAAGAGACAGCTAGAGGATGATCTCTGCTGCAGTTTCTAAGACCATTCTCTGTTCTGTGATCAAGGAAAGTTTTGCTGGTGAATCACAAAGGCAGCAAGGTGCTTGGCAATGGCATTAGCCTAAACAGAAAAGTTGCCACTGAAATTATGTATTTATTGTCTAAACATTCTAATGTTTTCTTATCAATACATACTGCAGCAGAGAGGCTGACATTACAGTGCAGAATTTTTAAGTCCTACCTCCAGGCAAATCTCATACTTACCAGCAAAAATGAAAGTGTGAAATGCTTTTTAATGTATATTTAACAACTGATAGTCTAGTGATTACTGATGTGTATTCTCTCTGGATTTTTCCCTGGCTATCAAAAGGCAAAGTTAAGAGACAACATTTTTTCACATTTATGCTATCTGCAACTATGAAATGTTTACATTTGAAATGTATTTGCAACTGTCATTTATTAAAGAATGGCAAAAAGCCACCATATTTTAAGTCTAAACAAACTCAGATTACAGGATAAACATCAATTGCCTCTAATAGAGCAGTTCCATCAATCAAAACTCTGGGATTTGCTAAATCTTTTGAAGTGGCATTAAATTCAATTTTAAATATTGCTCTGgaagggaaaaaataaatttgAACATATCAATATTTTATGTTGGTGCTTTTAATTTCTACCCCAGTGGTTCCTAATGCCTAacaattcattttatttttgaAGACAGTTACAGTTTCATTCATCTGTATTTTATCTGAAGCACATACAGCTAAGTATATTTAAATGTTCCCTATCATCCTTGTTTTAATAAGGTTTAAGGTACAGTATTTGCATTTGCAGGTTTGTCCCCAGCAAGGGTTCATGTCTTGTTCTAACAAATGCTAAACAGTTGCCCAGTACTTAGATCTTTGTTGTTCACATGGCATTATTGAAGGCATTTTAGATTACAAAGCCCCAGCAGTCCACATTTTTGTTTGCTTTGACATTATTAAACCAATCCGTTTCTTTAAGTATGACTCTAATTACAACATTTGCATGGCAACGAAGTTTGCTTTGTGGGTTGACCTCTAGCATTGTGGTGTTTGCATGTAGTTTTCTGAGCTTAGTGTTTTGATGAGCAGTCAGTGCAGCACTTTCAATCGAAGTCAATAATTATGCAGAATCAATAAGGTTTTCTTcttttgtgtttgtctttgttgTTTCTTTGATAATGCCTCTAGGATGCTGCAGGCAAAGTGCTGGACCGCTGGGCCATCATGTCCAGGGAAGAAGAGATTATTACCCTTCAGCAATTTTTGAGGTTTGGAGAAACCAAATCCATTGTGGAGCTGATGGCAATTCAAGAAAAAGAAGGGCAGGCTGTGGCTGTGCCATCTTCAAAGACAGACTCAGATATAAGGACTTTTATTGAAAGCAATAATCGAACCAGGAGCCCAAGTCTTCTGGCGCACCTGGAGAACAGCAACCCTTCCAGCATTCATCATTTTGAAAACATCCCAAACAGCCTAGCATTCCTGCTTCCATTTCaatatataaatccagtctcaGCTCCACTGTTGGGTTTGCCTCCAAATGGTCTACTGCTGGAACAGCCAACACTGAGATTGCGTGAACCAAATCTTTCAACCCAGAATGAATATAATGAAAGCAGTGAATCTGAAGTTTCCCCAGCACCTTTCAAGAATGAGCAGAACTCCAACAGGAATGCTTTGACCAGCATCACAAATGTAGAGCCCAAAACTGAGCCAGCTTCTGTGTCTCCAGTGCAGACATCTACCCCTGTCAGTGATTTATCTAAACCTGAACATACAAAAAGTTCTTTCCGAATTCACAGAATGAGAAGGATGGGATCAGCATCACGGAAAGGCAGAGTTTTCTGTAATGCATGTGGCAAGACCTTTTATGACAAGGGTACCCTCAAAATCCACTACAATGCAGTCCATCTTAAGATCAAACATAGATGTACTATTGAAGGTTGTAACATGGTCTTCAGCTCACTTAGAAGTCGCAATCGTCACAGTGCTAATCCTAACCCCCGACTACATATGCCCATGCTAAGGAACAATCGAGACAAAGATCTTATCCGTGCTACATCAGGTGCTGCTACCCCTGTTATAGCAAGTACAAAATCTAACCTAACATTAACAAGTCCTGGTCGACCTCCAATGGGTTTTACCACTCCCCCGTTAGACCCTGTGCTACAAAATCCTCTACCTAGCCAACTAGTATTCCCAGCTTTAAAGACTGTACAGCCTGTTCCTCCTTTTTACAGAAGTTTACTTACAGCAGGTGAGATGGTGAGTCCTCCAACCTCATTACCTACCAGtcctttaatgccagtggctaaTACAATAGAGCaacctccccttccttcttcagAATCATCAGTGCCAGCATTGGTGATGCCCATCCATGAGACAAATACTGACCTTGCCCCTAAGAAAAAACCAAGAAAGTCAAGCATGCCTgtaaaaatagagaaagaagttatTGACACCGCTGATGAGTTTGACGATGAAGACGAGGACGTCAATGATAACAGAAGTATTTCTAATGATGTTTGTCATGACAATCACTGCCATTCTCAGGAAGAAATGAGTCCAGGATTGTCTGTGAAAGACTTCTCAAAAAATGGAAGAAGGTGCATTTCCAGGACAGAGCTAAGAAGAGCAGATAGCATGACATCAGAAGACCAAGAGCATGAAAGGGACTATGAAAATGAGTCAGAATCCTCAGAACCAAAACTTTGTGAGGAGTCAATGGAAGGGGATGAACACATGATGCATGAAAGAAATAACAGATCTGTGATGAACCACCACAGGCCAGATGAAAACCACAATGAAGCTTCACATCAGGATGCAATTAAGATTAAGGAAGAATTTACAGATCCTACGTATGATATGTTTTGCATGAGCCAATATGGACTTTACAATGGAGGTAGTGCTAGTATGGCTGCCCTCCATGAAAGTTTCACTTCCACATTCAACTACAGCAGCCCCCAGAAATTCTCCCCAGAAGGCGATTTGTGCTCAAGCCCAGATCCCAAGATCTGCTATGTTTGCAAGAAGAGTTTCAAGAGTTCTTACAGTGTGAAGCTCCACTATAGGAATGTTCATTTAAAAGAGATGCATGTCTGCACAGTTGCGGGCTGCAATGCTGCCTTCCCATcaaggagaagcagagacaggtCAGTAAATACTGTATTTATTACCAGATTTTCTAAATATTTGTGTTTAATTGTGTGACATTTTATTTAGAATGGTCACATATAGATGGCATCGGATTTCTATAAACAGAAAGGCTGTTTATTAGTTAATTTCCCATCATTTCCCATCAAATCTGTAATagtatacaaactttataaatgcACTTTATATATTTGTAATGGATGGCCTGCTAGGAGTTTTCATTAatatctccagatgttttctgtgcGCTCATAAAATATGCAGTAGTCCTTCCATTAGATTTCTGTATATATAAAGTCACAGTATGTTTAGGATGCATTCTTTTGTGCACAGGACTCCGACTTCTTCAGACAAATATCTCAAGTAGGCTATTTATAATATGAGAACAGGTTCATCACAGGCAGTTTAAATGGAGAATGCATAAACCTATACACTGAACCTAGTATTTCTGTTACATTCAGTTTCTACTTTATTCAGCTTTCCAAACTGAGCTCTTAATGGAAACCTATATGCAAAAAGCTTCCCTTTTCAAATGTGTTTTAAAGCAAATGGTGACCATCAATGATGTGTTGCACCGTTTTAAGGGGGAATCTGTTAAGCATCTTACTAATACCTGACATATATTATAATATTGATGAAGTACATTACTGGACTTCAGGACAAGCCTCATTGAAATCAATACATGAAGCACAGCAGTCATGATGATTGGTGGATGGTTTCATTATACATATAGCTGTGTTTTTGTTCTCTACATGTGTGGAAATTCCCATTCACTCAGATGACCATTATGCGCACAGATTAAATGGCAATCAGACTtctacaagttttttttttttttacaaaaaattaatAAGGGCTTGTTTGGTTGCACACTTCAGTTATGCTACATTGGTTCTGAAGTAGTTTAGTTTAAATAGAAGCAGCTGCTAAATTTTTCTTAAGTGTACCTTTTCAAATCCAACAGAATAATATAAAGTAGATGGAATTTGCCAAAGTTGATCAGTGGCAGGCTAACATTCCATATTTATGGATTTCATTCCATAtttatggctttaaaaaaaaaaaaaagaaatcaaacatTATGGGTGGGATCCAGATTAAACTGGTAATTTCTACCAGTTCCACCTTTCCACTGCAAGCCCTGCTCATGTAATTTCTTAGAGGATCCTATTCCCTagaaaatcagttgtaaaagcaggagatctccaggccctcctTGGTAACCCTATGCTGATGGAACCTATGCTGATCCAACCTAttgattcatttaaaaaaataggtGTCGCAAGATTGGTAACAAGTTATGAGGATCAATGCATTATTTATTGCAACTTTTTGCTTAATCTTTTCACATTCAAGAGAAGGGAAGGCATAAATTGGACCTCACAAAACTGGATCACCCCTGGTTGCTGTACATTGATCAGTTGAAATGAACCAAGCTGGGCATCACAGTGTCTGTTTATAGCTGGTTCGCAGAAGTTAGCAAGCAATTTAATGTGGGAAATGAATTGTGTCTGTGTGATCCACCACCAGTTTAAATGATACTTTAAGTCTTTAGACAATCATATTTTCAGAGATATGCCAAAGACTTTTATAGTGGTACACCTAAAAATATAAACTGAGGATGTAACAAATAGATGTTTGAAAACATATGTATCATACAGAGACACTCAATCAGGAAAACACAACTGTGTCTTTATTTCCATCAGCCCAAAAGACTTAAGATCCATGTTTTTCAATCACCAAATCCCTATGGCAAACTGTTTTGGTAAGTGAAGAGCATTTCAAAAACAGTTTACATATGTGATCatatacagttttttaaaagtcaCAGATTTCATTGAGCTTGCTGAAGCCAATCATGTGACACAAAGTAGTTCTTTACTTGGAAGTATATCCCTTTGGATTTATTGACACTTACTTCCAAATATACTTAACTGGGATAGCATTGGTTTCATTGTAGTCAGTAGGATTAACTTGATTCTGCTACTTTAACTGGTTTGTAAATTACATTATATGAACAGTACAAGTCTGCTGGTCAGTTGTCTTCTGTCATGAAGTCTTTTCCAGTTCATTTTGTTTCTGCAGTTATACAAAGGTTTTCATGACTAAGTATCACTGCTGTACCGAATAGTCAGATTCTGAGCAAGCAAAAGGTACACAGGAAAAAATTGGCACAGGCTATGATAGTTATGTTATCAAAAGACATGTTATCAAAAAGGAGAGCCATTTACAAGGGAAATTTCTGTCATATATATTCCAGAATATTCCACAAATGTTGCTTTGGACAATACTTTCCATTGTATAGCAAAGAAATGTATGCCTTTTTGAAGTTTATAGGGTATATTTATGGCACGTGTCATCCAAAAAATGTAAGCATGTACAAATACATTAGTAGTTaacctgatctggatagcccaggcaagcctgatctcatcagatctcagaagctaagcagggtcaattttggttagtacttggatgggagacttccttgaaatatcaagctgggaggacaggggcaggctttattcagccacctctctgaatatcttccatggtccccagtagaggtcagtcgcCAAAAGTCATCATGACTCCAGGTGCAttcacacaccaaaaaaaaaaaatgctgttcatAGATAAAACCAAATAACATATTTAGGATCCACTGGAGCCCTTAGTATAATTTTTATATAAGTATTATTCAAAAGTGTTACATATTTTCCCCAACCAAAGAAAGCACAAAGGATATTTATCTTCATTATTCTTTCCTTTATAAACAGGTGCACTGAATTTCTAAAATTACAGAAATACAGAATATTTGTGGGGTGCTTGAAAGTTAGAAAAGCTGTTAGGTTTTGCATTTACTCTAAAATTATTAGCTTTTCACAGTGTTCCAAGTTTATTTTGCCTGTGCTATTTAGCTATAGAATCTTTGCAAAGATCTTTTGCAAAACATCTGGTAACTTTTGCAGACATTTGAGCAGGAAGTAATAAgagcacagctttttttgtaCTCAGCCTTTCCATGTCTGGTAGTAGCCAGGACTTTGGAAGGTCAAGCATGACAGACAAATAAGCCTGTGGAAGGAAGGGTGTGACAAACTGGGCATGGGCTCTCGCATCTGCTTACAACCTTAAATGTTCTGAAGCAACACCAATATATAAAAGCACTTAAGATGGAGATGTACATTTTGTGCTTTGTCTTTTCTATTGACAATATACTAGCCATTCTCTCTGGATTTGAAGGTGAATATTTGAGATACAATTGTAGCCCAGTGAGCACTCTCTAATTTAGAGTTTTTTAGATGACCTTCTGAAGAGATCATTTCTTAAATGAAATCTTACAAAAGAAACCCATTAAATGTCTAGTCCTTCAGGTAGCAAAGAAGACCTTGAAGATGTAAAC is drawn from Heteronotia binoei isolate CCM8104 ecotype False Entrance Well chromosome 4, APGP_CSIRO_Hbin_v1, whole genome shotgun sequence and contains these coding sequences:
- the BNC2 gene encoding zinc finger protein basonuclin-2 isoform X1 translates to MEKGEDTPLPSDLGSLKHFRQLTGENQDVRDETSMHFSPSIIFKRSWRSSFFLPHPSFLSEEAEVDVRDRDTQRHPERKRARDLTLRDSYTDNSMQFGTRTATTEPGFMGTWQNADTNLLFRMSQQAIRCTLVNCTCECFQPGKINLRTCDQCKHGWVAHALDKLSTQHLYHPTQVEIVQSNVVFDISSLMLYGTQAVPVRLKILLDRLFSVLKQEEVLHILHGLGWTLRDYVRGYILQDAAGKVLDRWAIMSREEEIITLQQFLRFGETKSIVELMAIQEKEGQAVAVPSSKTDSDIRTFIESNNRTRSPSLLAHLENSNPSSIHHFENIPNSLAFLLPFQYINPVSAPLLGLPPNGLLLEQPTLRLREPNLSTQNEYNESSESEVSPAPFKNEQNSNRNALTSITNVEPKTEPASVSPVQTSTPVSDLSKPEHTKSSFRIHRMRRMGSASRKGRVFCNACGKTFYDKGTLKIHYNAVHLKIKHRCTIEGCNMVFSSLRSRNRHSANPNPRLHMPMLRNNRDKDLIRATSGAATPVIASTKSNLTLTSPGRPPMGFTTPPLDPVLQNPLPSQLVFPALKTVQPVPPFYRSLLTAGEMVSPPTSLPTSPLMPVANTIEQPPLPSSESSVPALVMPIHETNTDLAPKKKPRKSSMPVKIEKEVIDTADEFDDEDEDVNDNRSISNDVCHDNHCHSQEEMSPGLSVKDFSKNGRRCISRTELRRADSMTSEDQEHERDYENESESSEPKLCEESMEGDEHMMHERNNRSVMNHHRPDENHNEASHQDAIKIKEEFTDPTYDMFCMSQYGLYNGGSASMAALHESFTSTFNYSSPQKFSPEGDLCSSPDPKICYVCKKSFKSSYSVKLHYRNVHLKEMHVCTVAGCNAAFPSRRSRDRHSANINLHRKLLTKELDDMGLETSQPSLSKDLRDEFLMKIYGAPHQMGFDLREDTSSPAGTEDSHLNGYGRGMSEEYMVLDLSTTSSIQSSGSIHSSRDSDAGSDEGILLDDVDGASDSGESSHKADGPALGIGMGAEAPGSLMYNSVSMNNGGIMCNICHKMYSNKGTLRVHYKTVHLREMHKCKIPGCNMMFSSVRSRNRHSQNPNLHKNIPFTSLD
- the BNC2 gene encoding zinc finger protein basonuclin-2 isoform X2, producing MSEEAEVDVRDRDTQRHPERKRARDLTLRDSYTDNSMQFGTRTATTEPGFMGTWQNADTNLLFRMSQQAIRCTLVNCTCECFQPGKINLRTCDQCKHGWVAHALDKLSTQHLYHPTQVEIVQSNVVFDISSLMLYGTQAVPVRLKILLDRLFSVLKQEEVLHILHGLGWTLRDYVRGYILQDAAGKVLDRWAIMSREEEIITLQQFLRFGETKSIVELMAIQEKEGQAVAVPSSKTDSDIRTFIESNNRTRSPSLLAHLENSNPSSIHHFENIPNSLAFLLPFQYINPVSAPLLGLPPNGLLLEQPTLRLREPNLSTQNEYNESSESEVSPAPFKNEQNSNRNALTSITNVEPKTEPASVSPVQTSTPVSDLSKPEHTKSSFRIHRMRRMGSASRKGRVFCNACGKTFYDKGTLKIHYNAVHLKIKHRCTIEGCNMVFSSLRSRNRHSANPNPRLHMPMLRNNRDKDLIRATSGAATPVIASTKSNLTLTSPGRPPMGFTTPPLDPVLQNPLPSQLVFPALKTVQPVPPFYRSLLTAGEMVSPPTSLPTSPLMPVANTIEQPPLPSSESSVPALVMPIHETNTDLAPKKKPRKSSMPVKIEKEVIDTADEFDDEDEDVNDNRSISNDVCHDNHCHSQEEMSPGLSVKDFSKNGRRCISRTELRRADSMTSEDQEHERDYENESESSEPKLCEESMEGDEHMMHERNNRSVMNHHRPDENHNEASHQDAIKIKEEFTDPTYDMFCMSQYGLYNGGSASMAALHESFTSTFNYSSPQKFSPEGDLCSSPDPKICYVCKKSFKSSYSVKLHYRNVHLKEMHVCTVAGCNAAFPSRRSRDRHSANINLHRKLLTKELDDMGLETSQPSLSKDLRDEFLMKIYGAPHQMGFDLREDTSSPAGTEDSHLNGYGRGMSEEYMVLDLSTTSSIQSSGSIHSSRDSDAGSDEGILLDDVDGASDSGESSHKADGPALGIGMGAEAPGSLMYNSVSMNNGGIMCNICHKMYSNKGTLRVHYKTVHLREMHKCKIPGCNMMFSSVRSRNRHSQNPNLHKNIPFTSLD
- the BNC2 gene encoding zinc finger protein basonuclin-2 isoform X7, which gives rise to MEKGEDTPLPSDLGSLKHFRQLTGENQDVRDETSMHFSPSIIFKRSWRSSFFLPHPSFLSEEAEVDVRDRDTQRHPERKRARDLTLRDSYTDNSMQFGTRTATTEPGFMGTWQNADTNLLFRMSQQAIRCTLVNCTCECFQPGKINLRTCDQCKHGWVAHALDKLSTQHLYHPTQVEIVQSNVVFDISSLMLYGTQAVPVRLKILLDRLFSVLKQEEVLHILHGLGWTLRDYVRGYILQDAAGKVLDRWAIMSREEEIITLQQFLRFGETKSIVELMAIQEKEGQAVAVPSSKTDSDIRTFIESNNRTRSPSLLAHLENSNPSSIHHFENIPNSLAFLLPFQYINPVSAPLLGLPPNGLLLEQPTLRLREPNLSTQNEYNESSESEVSPAPFKNEQNSNRNALTSITNVEPKTEPASVSPVQTSTPVSDLSKPEHTKSSFRIHRMRRMGSASRKGRVFCNACGKTFYDKGTLKIHYNAVHLKIKHRCTIEGCNMVFSSLRSRNRHSANPNPRLHMPMLRNNRDKDLIRATSGAATPVIASTKSNLTLTSPGRPPMGFTTPPLDPVLQNPLPSQLVFPALKTVQPVPPFYRSLLTAGEMVSPPTSLPTSPLMPVANTIEQPPLPSSESSVPALVMPIHETNTDLAPKKKPRKSSMPVKIEKEVIDTADEFDDEDEDVNDNRSISNDVCHDNHCHSQEEMSPGLSVKDFSKNGRRCISRTELRRADSMTSEDQEHERDYENESESSEPKLCEESMEGDEHMMHERNNRSVMNHHRPDENHNEASHQDAIKIKEEFTDPTYDMFCMSQYGLYNGGSASMAALHESFTSTFNYSSPQKFSPEGDLCSSPDPKICYVCKKSFKSSYSVKLHYRNVHLKEMHVCTVAGCNAAFPSRRSRDSKRLES
- the BNC2 gene encoding zinc finger protein basonuclin-2 isoform X8 produces the protein MEKGEDTPLPSDLGSLKHFRQLTGENQDVRDETSMHFSPSIIFKRSWRSSFFLPHPSFLSEEAEVDVRDRDTQRHPERKRARDLTLRDSYTDNSMQFGTRTATTEPGFMGTWQNADTNLLFRMSQQAIRCTLVNCTCECFQPGKINLRTCDQCKHGWVAHALDKLSTQHLYHPTQVEIVQSNVVFDISSLMLYGTQAVPVRLKILLDRLFSVLKQEEVLHILHGLGWTLRDYVRGYILQDAAGKVLDRWAIMSREEEIITLQQFLRFGETKSIVELMAIQEKEGQAVAVPSSKTDSDIRTFIESNNRTRSPSLLAHLENSNPSSIHHFENIPNSLAFLLPFQYINPVSAPLLGLPPNGLLLEQPTLRLREPNLSTQNEYNESSESEVSPAPFKNEQNSNRNALTSITNVEPKTEPASVSPVQTSTPVSDLSKPEHTKSSFRIHRMRRMGSASRKGRVFCNACGKTFYDKGTLKIHYNAVHLKIKHRCTIEGCNMVFSSLRSRNRHSANPNPRLHMPMLRNNRDKDLIRATSGAATPVIASTKSNLTLTSPGRPPMGFTTPPLDPVLQNPLPSQLVFPALKTVQPVPPFYRSLLTAGEMVSPPTSLPTSPLMPVANTIEQPPLPSSESSVPALVMPIHETNTDLAPKKKPRKSSMPVKIEKEVIDTADEFDDEDEDVNDNRSISNDVCHDNHCHSQEEMSPGLSVKDFSKNGRRCISRTELRRADSMTSEDQEHERDYENESESSEPKLCEESMEGDEHMMHERNNRSVMNHHRPDENHNEASHQDAIKIKEEFTDPTYDMFCMSQYGLYNGGSASMAALHESFTSTFNYSSPQKFSPEGDLCSSPDPKICYVCKKSFKSSYSVKLHYRNVHLKEMHVCTVAGCNAAFPSRRSRDRC
- the BNC2 gene encoding zinc finger protein basonuclin-2 isoform X4, coding for MAIRCTLVNCTCECFQPGKINLRTCDQCKHGWVAHALDKLSTQHLYHPTQVEIVQSNVVFDISSLMLYGTQAVPVRLKILLDRLFSVLKQEEVLHILHGLGWTLRDYVRGYILQDAAGKVLDRWAIMSREEEIITLQQFLRFGETKSIVELMAIQEKEGQAVAVPSSKTDSDIRTFIESNNRTRSPSLLAHLENSNPSSIHHFENIPNSLAFLLPFQYINPVSAPLLGLPPNGLLLEQPTLRLREPNLSTQNEYNESSESEVSPAPFKNEQNSNRNALTSITNVEPKTEPASVSPVQTSTPVSDLSKPEHTKSSFRIHRMRRMGSASRKGRVFCNACGKTFYDKGTLKIHYNAVHLKIKHRCTIEGCNMVFSSLRSRNRHSANPNPRLHMPMLRNNRDKDLIRATSGAATPVIASTKSNLTLTSPGRPPMGFTTPPLDPVLQNPLPSQLVFPALKTVQPVPPFYRSLLTAGEMVSPPTSLPTSPLMPVANTIEQPPLPSSESSVPALVMPIHETNTDLAPKKKPRKSSMPVKIEKEVIDTADEFDDEDEDVNDNRSISNDVCHDNHCHSQEEMSPGLSVKDFSKNGRRCISRTELRRADSMTSEDQEHERDYENESESSEPKLCEESMEGDEHMMHERNNRSVMNHHRPDENHNEASHQDAIKIKEEFTDPTYDMFCMSQYGLYNGGSASMAALHESFTSTFNYSSPQKFSPEGDLCSSPDPKICYVCKKSFKSSYSVKLHYRNVHLKEMHVCTVAGCNAAFPSRRSRDRHSANINLHRKLLTKELDDMGLETSQPSLSKDLRDEFLMKIYGAPHQMGFDLREDTSSPAGTEDSHLNGYGRGMSEEYMVLDLSTTSSIQSSGSIHSSRDSDAGSDEGILLDDVDGASDSGESSHKADGPALGIGMGAEAPGSLMYNSVSMNNGGIMCNICHKMYSNKGTLRVHYKTVHLREMHKCKIPGCNMMFSSVRSRNRHSQNPNLHKNIPFTSLD